The Terriglobia bacterium genome has a segment encoding these proteins:
- the rlmB gene encoding 23S rRNA (guanosine(2251)-2'-O)-methyltransferase RlmB has product MMIIFGIHAVEEALQARQRAFDYVAVAPGRGDARIQKIAQLCRSAGVPLRTMPREQLTRLARAANHQGVVAVTAEKQYNDVDDILAGKRGTHSFVLLLDGIEDPHNLGAIIRTAEGAGADGIIIPERRAAGVTGTVVKASAGASEYLPIARVTNAGRALEELKSRNIWTVGLDERGDKLYDQIDYKMDCALVLGAEGHGLHEQIRKKCDFLVKIPMAGKVPSLNVSVAAAIVMYEVARQRRK; this is encoded by the coding sequence TTGATGATTATCTTTGGCATTCATGCTGTAGAAGAAGCTTTGCAAGCGCGGCAGCGCGCATTCGACTATGTGGCCGTGGCGCCGGGACGCGGCGATGCGCGCATCCAGAAAATCGCACAACTCTGCCGCAGCGCTGGGGTTCCACTGCGTACCATGCCGCGCGAACAACTCACGCGACTGGCTCGCGCCGCGAATCACCAGGGCGTTGTCGCGGTCACCGCGGAAAAGCAATACAACGACGTTGACGACATTCTGGCCGGCAAGCGTGGCACGCACAGTTTTGTTCTACTGCTGGATGGCATTGAAGATCCGCATAACCTTGGCGCGATTATTCGCACCGCGGAAGGCGCAGGCGCTGACGGAATCATTATCCCAGAGCGACGCGCCGCCGGCGTTACGGGAACGGTGGTCAAGGCTTCCGCCGGAGCGTCAGAGTATCTGCCGATTGCCCGCGTTACCAATGCGGGACGCGCGCTGGAAGAATTGAAGTCGCGCAATATATGGACTGTTGGCTTGGACGAGCGCGGCGACAAACTCTATGACCAGATCGATTACAAAATGGATTGCGCGCTGGTGCTGGGAGCGGAAGGCCACGGATTGCATGAACAGATTCGCAAGAAATGCGACTTTCTAGTAAAGATTCCGATGGCGGGAAAAGTGCCGTCACTGAATGTGTCTGTAGCAGCTGCAATCGTCATGTATGAAGTGGCGCGGCAGCGGCGCAAGTGA